In a single window of the Melanotaenia boesemani isolate fMelBoe1 chromosome 22, fMelBoe1.pri, whole genome shotgun sequence genome:
- the cdc40 gene encoding pre-mRNA-processing factor 17, with product MSAAITSLVSYGSDSDSENESVSNTSTEKNDTTDPDATAHLKPLQPGCTMALAVLNSAPEVAVKEAVETGTHLDPSLKEVSYNPTFETMFAPEFGPMNPYKTQQMAAPRNMLSGYAEPAHVNDFMFEQQRRTFSTYGYALDPSVDTHQTSSLSYIGAVDEAEKNKGLTVFESSGKKSEKRKKIKGGDAGEIDNFLGPWAKYIDEKDVAKPSEEEQKELDEITAKRQKKGRNEEEAPAEEKTILHIKDMYDYQGRSYLHVPQDVGINLRSAEAPDKCYLPKKQLHVWSGHTKGVSAIRLFPHSGHLLLSCSMDCKIKLWEVYGERRCIRTFIGHSKAVRDICYNNSGTQFLSAAYDRYLKLWDSETGQCISRFTNRKVPYCVKFNPDEDKQNLFVAGMSDKKIVQWDIRTSEVVQEYDRHLGAVNTITFVDENRRFVSTSDDKSLRVWEWDIPVDFKYIAEPSMHSMPAVTLSPNGKWLACQSMDNQILIFGAQNRFRLNKKKVFKGHMVAGYACQVDFSPDMSYVVSGDADGKLNIWDWKTTKLYHRIKAHDKVCISALWHPHETSKVITCGWDGQIKLWD from the exons ATGTCTGCCGCCATTACTTCCCTCGTTTCATACGGTAGCGATTCTGACTCAGAAAATGAGTCAGTCTCTAATACCAGTACCGAGAAAAATGACACGACTGATCCGGACGCTACAGCCCATCTCAAACCTTTGCAGCCTGGATGCACAATGGCTTTGGCTGTTCTTAATTCTGCTCCCGAGGTCGCTGTTAAG GAGGCTGTCGAGACAGGGACACACTTGGACCCTTCTCTGAAAGAAGTCTCTTATAACCCAACATTTGAAACCATGTTTGCACCCGAA TTTGGGCCAATGAACCCTTACAAGACCCAGCAAATGGCTGCTCCCAGGAACATGCTGTCTGGTTATGCAGAACCTGCTCATGTCAATGACTTCATGTTTGAACAGCAAAGGAGGACTTTCTCCACATATG GTTATGCTTTAGATCCTTCTGTTGACACACACCAAACATCCTCTCTTAGCTACATTGGTGCAGTGGATGaagctgagaaaaataaag GATTGACTGTGTTCGAAAGCAGTGGGAAGAAGtcggagaaaagaaagaagatcaAAGGTGGAGATGCAGGAGAAATTGATAATTTTCTTGGACCATGGGCAAAATATATAGATGAGAAAGATGTTGCCAAGCCCTCAGag GAGGAGCAGAAAGAACTTGATGAGATCACAGCCAAAAGGCAGAAGAAGGGAAGGAATGAAGAGGAGGCTCCTGCAGAAGAGAAGACCATTCTCCACA TCAAAGACATGTATGACTACCAAGGTAGGTCATACCTTCATGTCCCACAGGATGTGGGCATCAACCTGCGGTCTGCGGAGGCTCCAGATAAGTGTTACCTTCCAAAGAAACAGCTTCATGTCTGGTCTGGACACACTAAG GGTGTCAGTGCTATCCGATTATTTCCCCACTCTGGTCATCTGCTGCTCTCCTGCTCCATGGACTGTAAGATTAAG CTGTGGGAGGTATATGGTGAGAGAAGGTGTATTCGGACATTTATTG GTCACAGCAAAGCAGTGCGAGACATTTGCTACAACAACAGTGGGACCCAGTTTCTCAGCGCTGCATACGACCGCTACCTTAAACTGTGGGACTCTGAAACAG GTCAGTGTATCTCCCGCTTCACCAACAGGAAGGTGCCATACTGTGTCAAGTTCAATCCAGACGAAGACAAACAGAACCTTTTTGTGGCCGGCATGTCGGATAAAAAGATTGTCCAG TGGGACATCAGGACGAGTGAGGTGGTTCAGGAGTACGACCGCCACCTGGGTGCTGTCAACACAATCACCTTTGTCGATGAGAATCGCCGGTTCGTCAGCACATCAGATGACAAGAGCCTTCGAGTTTGGGAGTG GGACATCCCTGTGGACTTCAAGTACATTGCTGAGCCCAGTATGCACTCCATGCCAGCTGTGACACTCTCTCCCAATG GTAAATGGCTGGCATGCCAGTCCATGGACAACCAGATTCTTATTTTTGGAGCCCAAAACCGCTTCAGACTGAACAAGAAGAAAGTTTTCAAGGGCCACATGGTGGCTGGCTATGCCTGCCAAGTGGACTTCTCTCCAGACATGAG CTATGTGGTGTCTGGGGATGCAGATGGAAAGCTGAATATTTGGGACTGGAAGACCACCAAGCTGTACCACAGGATCAAGGCTCACGACAAAGTGTGCATCAGCGCCCTGTGGCATCCACATGAAACCTCCAAGGTCATCACGTGCGGGTGGGATGGACAGATCAAACTCTGGGATTAG